The genomic window TCCCGCCGCTGTCATCATCATCGGCGTGGCTTTACCTAAAGTCGCTACTGCATCTATTACCGCTCTATATCCGGCGAGATTACTTTGTGAGGATAGAACATCCATAGATTGCGCTCTTGAGATACGAGGTAATAATTCTAAAGAGAACGCGGACAAACTATTTTGATTAAAATGCTCTATAGACTCAGTTTTCGCATAGGGAGACAGCATTCCAACTATGTTGCTACCACTTTTCATTTTTGATAAACTATTCTCAGACGGAGGGTTAACACACAAAACCACATCAGCGTCTGATATATCATCCGATATTGTAGCGCCATATTTCTCATAATCCTTGTCCGAGATAGCTACCCCAAGACCAGCGTCTCGCTCAACTATGACTTCCGCGCCAATCTCAATATATTTTTTTACAGTATCAGGAGTAGCGGCTACCCGCCTTTCACCTTCCGTTTTTTCACGCAACACCGCTATTTTCATAAATCACCTTACTTAGTAACCATAGCCATTTACCTAACACCCAACTCATTAAAAATAAAATAAGCGGCTATGAACAGAATTTATTTCTCATCTTTTGCGGAGTTTAGCCATTGTTTATTTATAATCAAATATTATTTTGTAAATATATAGTAAGATTATGTTATTTGAATACCAGAAGCCTTGCGGTTATCACCGGTATTTAGCGGAGTAAGATTACCTAGCATTTCTCTGGAAACATTAGCGAATTGAAGGCCACCATCACCAGAAACCGCCGGATTTTCAATAGCCGGTTTGGTAAGATTGCTGAAATCAACAGGCCCTAATTTTAATGCTCTACCAGTAAAGCTAGCGACGGAACCACCTCTTGAGTTCATCTGTGCCGCCATTTGGTTCATTTTTTTATCGCTCCACGCCTGAGGTAGCTTTATATGAGCGAATATTCCAGTTGAAAAAAACGAGGCTATTTTAATCCCAAAAATTCTTTCTATCCACGCATAGCTATTATTGGTGGTATCATCAGGATCTGGTTGCTGAGCGTCATCATTATTACCCCCACCAGCACCCTGCATCCGCTGTGCCATTAATAGCTGATCTACTGCTACCGGTTTATTATCCTCTGCCATTTCTATTTATTGCTAATAATAATTTTTATTGTCTACACCTAGATAATACAGGTTTTTTCTTATAAAATCACGTTAATTTTTTTTTACGACCATTGTTTTATAAAGATTTTATTAAAAAAGCCCCCTGAAATTTTCAGGAGGCTTTTTAACACTAATATTATGTGTTAATACTAGTTAAAACGCATACGCAAGCTACATGCTGGAGTATCACCACCAGTAGCTGTGCTACGGTTATAAGTGTCATTTGTAGCGGTGGCTGAAGTTCCGATCACACAGTCACCAGAAGCACCAGTTGTATTAGTCCAAGTAGGCTGCGAACTGCCTCCAAGAGCTGCGAATAATGTATCAGCGGTAGTAGACATAGTAGCGTGCCCACGGGCTTGTACTATACCAGTGTTAGGCAGACCATCATCAATCTTACTGTCTATATTGAAAGCCTCAACTGGAGTAATAGCGCCACCAACAGCTGTAGCGTAGGTAGCAGTACCAGCGCCACCAGTAGTAACACCGGTAACGTTAGCGATTACATAATAGTTAAGGCCACCACTAGAGCCAGCCAACCAAACACCACCACGACCAGTTTTAGCCGATGGGAAGTATAAGTCAGGAGTAGGGGACGCGGCCATTTGAGCTGCCGTTGTTATAGCGGTTCCATACGAACCATCAATAAGATTAGCGGCAGTAAGCTGTTGCCAGATTAGTAGAGGTTCACTTACAGGAGCGTTAAGATTAGAAGATGAAGTGCTCTCAACCAGTCCATTACCGTTACCACCAACGGTTAAAGAACCAGCCGCCGGATTAATACCAAAAGAGTTCGCTTCAGCGAATGTGAGATCCCCAGGTAGAGCATTAAATCTTGTTCTAAACGCGTTCATAGAAGCATTATATTTTTCATACTGAGCTATCGTCGCACGCACTTCAGCGGCTTTTACTAGATATTGACCAACAAGCACACCGCTCACTATAAGCCCAATGATTACCAACACTATTGATAATTCGATAAGGGTGAAACCCCCACTGTTATTGAGCTTAGGATTATTAGTATTTTTCATCAAACGCTCCTATAAATTAGTTACAAACACAATTTATTATACATCAAAACAATCATATGCAGTCGCTCTAACAGGAAAAGGTATCGTTCCAAATTGATACGGTTCGTCCTATGATTGCTCTAATGCAACAAAATGTCCAAATATTCTACAAGGTAGCGATTAAAGGTTAAATATTCGTTAGCAAGCTTTTATATTAAATTAGATATGTCATCTACACATCATGGAATAATAAGATAATATATTAATAATCAATATCTTACGATTATTTATAAATAACTTCGTCAAAAGCTGTCATAATTTAATTTATTTTCGCTTGAGCGGCGGCAAGGCGGGCTATTGGCACACGGTAAGGCGAGCAAGACACATAATTAAGCCCTGCTTTTTGACAGAAATATATAGAAGCTGGATCTCCTCCGTGTTCACCACAAATACCTAATTTAATTGTATCTCTGGTCTTTTTGCCACGACTGGCGGCTATTTCAATAAGCTCACCAACACCGGATTGATCTAATGACACAAAAGGATCTTGCTCTATAATTCCCTGTTTTTTATAAGACTCTATGAAAGAAGCCGAATCATCACGAGAGATTCCAAGAGTAGTTTGAGTAAGATCATTAGTTCCAAAGCTAAAAAACTCAGCGTGTTCAGCTATTTCTTCCGCACGTAGAGCAGCACGTGGCAGCTCAATCATCGTGCCAACCATATACTTAATCTCTACATTCTTCTCTTCCATCACCGAACTAGCGACATTATCCACCAGATCTTTGAGAATGTTCAATTCTTTTGGCATCATAACCAGTGGAATCATTATCTCTGGTATTACATTATCTTTTCCTTCCAGAATAATGGTAGCCGCCGCCTCAAAAATAGCTCTTGCTTGCATCTCATATATTTCAGGGTAGGTTATGCCAAGCCGACATCCACGATGTCCAAGCATTGGGTTTTGCTCTTTAAGTTCATGAGCGCGCATCCGCACTGTTTCTATGCTAGTTCCGGCGGCGTTAGCTACTTGCTTTATATCTTCCTCCGTATGTGGAAGGAACTCATGCAGCGGTGGGTCAAGCAGACGTATAGTTACCGGAAGTCCATGCATTATACTAAATAGTTTAATAAAATCATCACGCTGCATCGGAAGTAGTTTGGCAAGAGCATTTTTACGACCTTCAGAGCTTTGCGCTACGATCATTTCTCGCATAGCGGTTATGCGTTCAGCGTCAAAGAACATATGCTCAGTCCGACATAATCCCACACCTTCAGCGCCAAAACGACGAGCTACTTCCGCGTCAAGAGGTGTTTCGGCGTTAGTGCGTATTTTAAGAGAACGTATATCATCAGCCCAGCCCATCAGCTTATTAAAATCGTCGGACAGCACAGGCTGCACTGTGGCGATTTCCCCAAGCATTACCTCACCAGTTCCACCATTAATGGTTATAATATCGCCCTCTTTTACAGTGTAACCACCTGTTTTAATTTCTTTTTTGGAGTAATCTATATGTAATTCACCAGCTCCCGACACACAAGATTTACCCATACCACGCGCGACAACAGCGGCGTGACTGGTCATTCCTCCTCTAGCGGTAAGTATACCCTGCGCCGCGTGCATTCCATGAATATCTTCCGGTGAGGTTTCTATTCTTACCAATATCACCTTTTCCTTATGCTCAAGAGCCATCGCTTCCGCGTCTTCTGCGGTAAATACCACCTTGCCAGACGCTGCCCCCGGTGAAGCCGGCAGCCCAGTCGCTATAACGGTCTTAGCGGCTTTTGGGTCAAGGGTAGGGTGCAATAGCTGGTCAAGCGATAGCGGGTCTATACGTTTTATCGCTTCCTTTTTATCAATTACTTTTTCTTCTACCATATCAACGGCTATCTTAATAGCGGCGCTCGCCGTACGCTTACCGTTTCTGGTTTGTAACATCCATAATTTATTGTTCTGAATGGTGAATTCTATATCTTGCATATCACGATAATGTGACTCTAGCTTATCAAATACATCGGTAAGCTGCTTGTAAACCTCAGGCATAACCGCTGGCATTTCATCAAGTGGTTGCGGAGTACGGATTCCGGCTACCACATCTTCACCTTGCGCGTTTATTAGAAACTCACCGTAATATTTACGCTCACCAGTTGATGGGTTGCGGGTGAAAGCGACACCGGTCGCGCAATCACTACCCATATTGCCAAAAACCATTGACTGTACGGTAACTGCCGTTCCCCAGCTTTCTGGTATGTCGTGCAGCCGGCGATAGGTGTTAGCCCTCGGATTCATCCATGAGTCAAATACCGCGCGGATAGCGCCCCAAAGCTGTTCATTTGGATCTTCTGGGAAAGCCGATTTTTTTTCCTCAAACACTTTTTCTTTATATTGTTTTACCAGATCTTTAAGGTCATCAGCCGATAACTCGGTATCAAGATCAATCTCACGCTCTCTTTTCTTATCTTCTAATATTTCCTCAAAATGATAATGCTCAACACCAAGCACGACATCACTATACATCTGGATAAACCGACGGTAACTATCGTAGGCGAAGCGCTCATTACCGGTTTTTTTAGCCAGAGCCTGCGCTGTAGTATCATTTAATCCAAGATTAAGCACAGTATCCATCATACCAGGCATTGAGGCGCGCGCGCCAGATCGTACCGAAAGTAGCAAAGGGTTATCGGAATCACCAAAAACCATTCCCACAGTCTTTTCTATTTTGCCAAGAGCCTGCGTTACTTCCGCTTTAAGATTTTCTGGCATATTTTTATTGTTGGCGTAATAACCTATGCAAACGTCAGTGGTTATGGTAAAACCAGGAGGAACCGGCAGGTCAAGTGAGCACATTTCCGCTAGGTTAGCGCCTTTTCCACCAAGCAAATTACGCATGGAACCATTGCCATCAGCCGCTCCGCCAGAAAAGCTATAAACCATTTTTTCGGACATTTCTTCTTTAAGTTTTGTGCCTGTTTGTGCGTTCATTTTTTACTTCCTTTTGAATCTTATCCTTTTTACCCTTCAATTTGCGAGAAATTGGCTACTTTATTCATAATATTTTGAGCGAGGCATAATATAGATAATCTTGCTATTCGTAAATTTTTATTTTCACAATTAACCATTATTTTATCAAAAAATTGGTCAAGCGGTACACGAAACTTTGTCATCTCCAACATGGATTCAGTAAATTTATTTTGATTTATCAGATTATTAATTGTTGATTCAGTTTCCTTTAACAAGAGCAGAAGATTTTTTTCCTCTTCCTGTTCAAGTATAGATTTATCTATATTTTTGTTAAAATAACTGGTTTTATCCTTCTTTTGCTCAGCACTGACAATATTCGCTGCTCGTCTGTAAGCGGCAAGAAGATTGATACTTTCATCCTGTTTTAGGAATTCCTGTAAGTCTTCCGCTCGTATCTTTATCAGAAGAATATCATCATCGCCGCTACCAATCACCGCGTTTATAGCGTCATACCTTATTCCGCTATCTCTCAACTGAACTTTAAGTCGTTCATGGAAAAAATCCATTAACTCACTGCTAACAAATTCACTAAGCGGCAAATGTATATTATTCTCAAGCAATATTCGGATAACTCCTAAAGCTGCACGACGCAGAGCGAAAGGGTCTTTACTACCGGTTGGTTTCTCACCGATAGAGAACATGGAATTAAGCGTATCCAGCTTATCGGCAAGTGCCACACAGACAGAAACAGGATTTGTCGGCACGCCGTCACTTGCTCCCGCTGGCTTGTAATGGTCGCAAATAGCGTCCGCTATACTTTGCTGTTCTTTTTGCTGTAAAGCGTAATATCGTCCCATTATTCCTTGTAGTTCGGGAAACTCTCCAACCATACCGGTCACTAAGTCAGCTTTACAGAGGAGAGCGGCGCGGTGTACTAGCTGTGGATCAGCTTTTGGAAGGTATTTGACAATCTCTAAAGCTATCTTTGTTATCCGTTTCACCTTATCCGCTATCGTTCCAAGCTTCGCGTGATAGGTTACGGATTTTAGTCCTTCCGCCCAGTCAGATAATGGTTTATTGCGGTCGCTATTCCAAAAGAAACGAGCATCAGAAAAACGGGCGCGCAAAACTCGTTCATTGCCGGAAATTATAGATTTGCCATCATCTTCAGTTCGCATGTTAGACGTGATAACGAAATATGATGATAGCTTACCGGCACTATCTTGTAACGCGAAATATTTTTGATGCGAGCGCATGACCGTTGCCAGCACTTCCGGCGGCAGATCCATGAATTCCCCGTCAATTTTACCAACCAATATATTCGGATATTCTACTAATCCGGTTACTTCCTCAAGTAGAGGTTCATCAGTTTTTATGGTGAGACCATAGGTGGCGGCTTCTCCATGAGCTTGCTTGATAATAAGGCTTTTGCGTTTATCCCTATCAGCTATAACAAAGGATTTCTCAAGCAAGTTTTCATAGTCTTCCGCTGAGTTTATCACGATTTTCTCAGGAGCGAGGAAGCGATGACCATAGGTAACATTATTTCCTATGATACCGGCAAACTCTACTGGGACATTTTTCCAATTAAAAATACATAGTATGTTGTGTAAAGGACGCACCCAACTTTCATTTTTCTCACCCCAGCGCATTGATTTTGGCCATGAGAATTTAAGCAGAGTTTCCTCAATTAAAGGCTTTATTATTTCAGTAGTTGGTTTTCCTTGTTCATGTATAGTCGCGAAATAAACCCCATCACGTTCTTCAACTTGCTCCATTTTTAGGTTGTTTTTTTTAAGAAATCCATTGATAGCAACTTCTGGCGCTCCAACCTTAGGACCTTTTATTTCCAGCGTTACGTCGGGTTGAACTTCAGGAAGGTCACTTATTATAACAGCTATCCGGCGAGGAGTAACAAAAGATTTTCCGCTCGCATTATCAAGTCCATCGGCTATAGATTTAAGCAGACGAGAAGCCGCCGCCGCTTGCATACGAGCTGGTATTTCCTCCGAAAAAATCTCTAAAAGTAAATCAGCCATTTTCTACTATGTTGTTTTCTTCGTCAAAAATCAGCACTTTCGGCTTATGTGTTTTTACTTCCTCTTTTGTCATTTGGGCGTAAGCGATTATTATTAGGGTATCGTTGGGGTCTACTAGGTGAGCCGCCGCTCCATAAATACCAACACGCTTGCTGCCGGCTTCCTCTTCTATGAGATAAGTCTGGAAACGTTTGCCATTATTTACATTTAGAACATCAACCTGTTGACCAACAAACAGATTGGCACGATCCAAGAAGCTTTTATCAACACCCATTGATCCGTTGTAATGCAGTTCGCTGTGGGTAGCTCTTATGCGATGCAATTTACTATACATCATAGTTAACATCATGCGATAGCCTCCTTTTTAGAGTTTTTATTGGAGAGATTTATCATATCCTTTAACGCCGTAATACAGTTTCCTCTGATTAACAAGCGTTCACCATCCAGTTCTATCTTCACTTCCCCACGTGTCTTTGATGCCTGCATGGCAAGAAATTCTGTTTTGTCAAGCCTATCTTTCCAATAGGGGGCAAGGAAACAATGCGCGAAAACACTCACCGGATATTCATTACACTCACCATTGGCAGCAAAAAAACGTGATGCGAAGTCGTATTTTCTTGTCGCTGTCGCTGTAGTAATTATAATACCGCGAGCTTGAACCGCGCTAAGTTTTTTCACGTTGGGTTTTATTCCAAAAAGTGTATTCAGATTTTTTACTTCTACTAAGTAATCATTATCATTTTTCTCGCAGTTAATAACATCCGTACCAATTATTCCCTCTATATCAATATCATTTACTTGTTTGCCAGGTAGAGAAGGTAAATCTATCTCAATTTTTCGGTTTTTTATAATTTTGGTTTTAAGTAAACCAGCAGCGGTATTAAAGGTGACTATATCACCAGCTTGCGCTTGTCCAGTTTGCGCTAAAACATGGGCTGCGGCGACAGTAGCGTGTCCACAAGACAATGTCTCACCAAATGGAGAAAACCATCTAAGATGAAAATTAAGAGGAGAGTTTTTCACGACAAAAGCAGCCTCACCAAGATTAGCGCGCGCGGACAGCAACTGCATCCTCTTATCAACAGGAAATTCATCTAATAAATAAACAGCTACCGGACTTCCCCTAAATGGGATAGGAGTAAAGCTGTCTATAATCCATAAATTATGCATAGTCTGTCCCAATCATTTTTTTATATTACTCATTTTATGTTATTTATGCCGCTTCCACATATTTTTCACAGCAACCTTTAGCAAGGCTCCTTACTTTACCTATATAGGCGGCTCGTTCAGTAACTGATATTACTCCACGCGCGTCTAGCAAGTTAAAATAATGTGAGGCTTTTATACATTGGTCATAAGCCGGAAGCGGTAGATTTTTAGCTAGCAAGGACTCACATTCTTTTTCGCAGTCCTCAAAATGCCGTAGCAATATGTCAGTATCGGCATATTCAAGATTGTAAGCGGAAAATTCCTTCTCCGCGCGTAGGAATACATCACCGTAAGAAATGCCAGCCCCATTGAAATCAATATCATAGACATTTTCTACACCTTGTATATACATGGCGAGTCGTTCTAGACCATAGGTTATCTCGCCAGAAACCGGTTTGCACTCAATCCCACCAACTTGCTGAAAATAAGTAAATTGAGTTACCTCCATACCATCGCACCATACCTCCCAGCCAAGCCCCCATGCTCCTAATGTTGGTGATTCCCAGTCATCCTCAACAAAACGTATGTCGTGTTTAAGTGGATCTATGCCAAGTGTTTTCAGGCTCTCAAGATAAAGTTCCTGAATATTATCGGGTGATGGCTTAAGTATAACCTGATACTGGTAATAATGCTGAAGACGGTTAGGGTTTTCTCCATAACGACCATCCTTTGGTCTACGTGATGGCTGAACATAAGCGGCTTTCCAATGTTGCTTGCCAAGCGCGCGCAGCAATGTCGCCGGATGGAAGGTGCCGGCTCCTACTTCCATATCATATGGTTGGAGTATAACACACCCTTGATCCGCCCAGAATTGATGTAAATTAAGGATAATCTGCTGAAATGACAGCATTATTAATGTCCTAACTATTATTTATTTGCTTCATTGAGCCAACTTTTAAGCGTTTTTAACCGCTTTTTCAATCTTTTTCGTAAGTTGTTTGTAAAATATAAACAATACTCTAAGCCGCCTTTTGCCAGACTCCCGACTCACTTTGCTTGAAATAATTTATTTGATATTGCTCATCTTTGTATTTTTTCCACCTTTTTCTAGCGCTCTCAACCGCGTATTTATCTTTGCCATCAAAAATATCCACTATCTTATCAAATTTATCAGATTGGGTTATTTCTCTACCGTCGGTAATCATAAGTAAGTTCGCTGAGTTAATATTTTCCATTTCACATGATATTAATATGGGTTGTTTTTCAGCCAATTTATCATCATAAATCCCATGTGGAAGGAAGCTGTAAGGCTCGTATTTCCAAAGTAAATTATCTACTGCTTTTGCCTGTTCTATTGAAGAAACTGTAAGCAGGGTACGATAGCCAGAGGCGATCGCTTTTTCCAAAAGAGCGGGCAGCGCCTTGTCAAAAGAAGAGGTGGTCAGATGATAAAAGTTTATGGTGGTATTAACATTATTAGTTGTCATATGTGGTGTAGTTAGTTTATTTTATTTGTATCTGACGGATATAAATTTGTTCGGTTGCGCATAGCCGCAATTTTTTTGCGTGCATCCAATAATTCTTCCTCGGAAATAATGCCATCTTCTCGTAACCATTTGAATCTAATGGATTCTTTGTAATATGGCTTGTCAAAATTAACTTTTATTTCTTTTTTCCGTCTGCTTTCATAACGACGTTTATTAATTTCACCAAGAATAATTTTCTGTTGCCCATCGTGAATAATCGCTATTAGGGGATGTGTTTGTATGTAGCTGATAGCGGTTGGTTTTTTATAGATATACTGAAAGAAATTATAAATAAATAACGCGGATGTTATTAAAGTTGATGCATATAAAAATTTAGAAGATAATCCTGCGAATAGAAGATCATAACTTATTATGATTATAATAAAGCTAATGTAGCATATAAATATATACTTAAAAAGATGGAATGGTTTTTCTAATTTGAACAACACCCTATCGGGTATTAAATCATACGAAATTGAATTACCAACTTTCTTTCCATCTTCTGTAAAGCTATATTCTAGCTCATTATCCTCAAATTTTAATTCCGTCTTATAATAAGATGGAAAATATTTATTGTTAGTTTGCTTAAATAGCATATTGTCCCCTATAGTTGCCCATTATCTGCGCTAGCTATTATTGCGGTGCGGGCTTTTTCAAATTCCTGAGTGGATATAAAATTGTTATCTTTTAACCAAAGAAACTTGTTCATTTCATCTTCAGGATGGTTTAAGCTGTCTACTTCTCCGTAAATCCTGATAATTTCTTCTTTTTTACGTTTATATATTTCACTAATAATAGATTGATGGCTATTGTCATGAACAACCACTATATCACCCATATTAGTTGGAATTATGGTTGCGTCATATCTTCCAAAAAACAGACCAATGATATAGATAATTATTGCAATAGACATAAAAAACCAAAGGAAGCCTATGTCCATTTTATCAATACCGACTGGCTTATCAAGATATTTACTTCCATAGTATGCGGCGGCAACAGCCACAGCAATAGATGCGGACATAAAGCTCGTATATGTTCTATGAAAGCTTTCTACGTGATTTTCATCCGGTACTTCTACATAAGGGATAGAAAATCCTGTTTTTGCGTATTCATCACCTACGCTATAATGAAAATACTTAGCACCAAAACCATGTTCAATTTTAACGAAAGGGAATTTTTTCTGAAAAAAATGTACTAGCTTGCTACTCATAATAATCAGCTACTAATTGGTTAAGCAGGCGTACCCCATAGCCAGTTCCGCCTTTTGGTATAATCTCACTATCTTTTTTACTCCACGCCACACCAGCGATGTCAATATGCGCCCATGGCACATTATTTACGAAGCGCTGCAAGAATTGGGCGGCGGTAATTGAACCAGCCTCACGGTCTTTACCAATATTTTGCATGTCGGCGATGTCAGAGTTTATTTGCTTATCATAAACCTCAGCAAGCGGCAATCGCCAAACTTCCTCACCGATTTTTTTGCCGGTATTAAACAGATTTTCGGCAAGCTTGTCATTATTAGAGAAAATTCCAGCGCGGCTAGTGCCAAGAGCCACGATTATCGCTCCGGTAAGGGTTGCCAGATCCACGATAAATTTCGGTTTGAACTGTTCCTGCGTATACCATAACGCGTCGGCGAGAACTAATCTACCCTCCGCGTCAGTATTAAGTACCTCTATGGTTTGCCCAGAATATGATTGTACCACGTCACCAGGGCGTTGCGCGGTGCCAGATGGCATGTTTTCCACCAGCCCGACTACACCAACAGCGTTCACCTTTGCCTTGCGTCCGGCAAGTGCCTTCATCAAGCCGATTACCACACCAGCGCCACCCATATCCCATTTCATTTCTTCCATGCCGCCGGATGGTTTTATGCTGATTCCACCGGTATCAAAGGTCACGCCTTTGCCAACGAAGGCAAGAGGAGCTTCTTTTGATTTTTTGCCTAGACCGTTCCACTTCATAATCACAAGCTGTGACTCATAGGCAGAGCCCTGACCAACACCAAGTAGTGCGCCCATGCCAAGATTATACATTTCCTCTTCACTCAATATCTGCACTTCTATACCAAGTTTTTCAAGTGTTGCGCATTCTTCCGCCAGCGTCTCAGGGTTTATGACATTAGCCGGTTCACTCACCAAGTCACGAGTAAATATGACCCCGTCAGACACCGCTTCCAACTCACCATATTTCTTTTTGGCTTCTTTATGATTTTTCAGCGCTACCGTAAAACTATTCAATGTTGGTTTTTCATCAGCGGTTTTTTTAGTAAAATATTTGTCAAAATTATAGCTACGTAGCCTCATTCCATTAGCGATAAGCGCCGCCGCCCGATCCGATGATACATTGCCTATCTTATCAACCTCAATAGCTAAAGTCGCTGATTTCACCCGAAGGCTGTTTAGTTTAGCGCAAAGCCCTCCACCAAGCTTTTCAAGAGAATTCTCCTCAATATTTTTAGCTTTACCAACGCCAGCTAAAATAGCGAAATCAGCCCTTGCTCCTTGCGCGAGACTAACCGAGAGGAACTTTCCGCTTTTTCCCGAAAATTCACTGCTTTCTATCGCTTTGCTGAGAAGACCACCGGCTTTCTTATCAATTTCCTTTGCTTCTGGTGAGAGCTTCTTATCCTCTCCGATAAGAAATATTACCGCTTTATCAACTGTTGTTTTAGTAAGTTCAGAGAAATGTATTTTCATAATTTTTGTTCCTTTTTTCCATTAACTTTTTTGTGATTATTTGTGATTATAAGGTGACTACATAAGAATACAATGATAATATGAAAACCATTTGCAAGTTTACCGTCAGTTTTGTGGGAGGGT from Rickettsiales bacterium includes these protein-coding regions:
- a CDS encoding prepilin-type N-terminal cleavage/methylation domain-containing protein, which gives rise to MKNTNNPKLNNSGGFTLIELSIVLVIIGLIVSGVLVGQYLVKAAEVRATIAQYEKYNASMNAFRTRFNALPGDLTFAEANSFGINPAAGSLTVGGNGNGLVESTSSSNLNAPVSEPLLIWQQLTAANLIDGSYGTAITTAAQMAASPTPDLYFPSAKTGRGGVWLAGSSGGLNYYVIANVTGVTTGGAGTATYATAVGGAITPVEAFNIDSKIDDGLPNTGIVQARGHATMSTTADTLFAALGGSSQPTWTNTTGASGDCVIGTSATATNDTYNRSTATGGDTPACSLRMRFN
- the ppdK gene encoding pyruvate, phosphate dikinase, which gives rise to MNAQTGTKLKEEMSEKMVYSFSGGAADGNGSMRNLLGGKGANLAEMCSLDLPVPPGFTITTDVCIGYYANNKNMPENLKAEVTQALGKIEKTVGMVFGDSDNPLLLSVRSGARASMPGMMDTVLNLGLNDTTAQALAKKTGNERFAYDSYRRFIQMYSDVVLGVEHYHFEEILEDKKREREIDLDTELSADDLKDLVKQYKEKVFEEKKSAFPEDPNEQLWGAIRAVFDSWMNPRANTYRRLHDIPESWGTAVTVQSMVFGNMGSDCATGVAFTRNPSTGERKYYGEFLINAQGEDVVAGIRTPQPLDEMPAVMPEVYKQLTDVFDKLESHYRDMQDIEFTIQNNKLWMLQTRNGKRTASAAIKIAVDMVEEKVIDKKEAIKRIDPLSLDQLLHPTLDPKAAKTVIATGLPASPGAASGKVVFTAEDAEAMALEHKEKVILVRIETSPEDIHGMHAAQGILTARGGMTSHAAVVARGMGKSCVSGAGELHIDYSKKEIKTGGYTVKEGDIITINGGTGEVMLGEIATVQPVLSDDFNKLMGWADDIRSLKIRTNAETPLDAEVARRFGAEGVGLCRTEHMFFDAERITAMREMIVAQSSEGRKNALAKLLPMQRDDFIKLFSIMHGLPVTIRLLDPPLHEFLPHTEEDIKQVANAAGTSIETVRMRAHELKEQNPMLGHRGCRLGITYPEIYEMQARAIFEAAATIILEGKDNVIPEIMIPLVMMPKELNILKDLVDNVASSVMEEKNVEIKYMVGTMIELPRAALRAEEIAEHAEFFSFGTNDLTQTTLGISRDDSASFIESYKKQGIIEQDPFVSLDQSGVGELIEIAASRGKKTRDTIKLGICGEHGGDPASIYFCQKAGLNYVSCSPYRVPIARLAAAQAKIN
- the glyS gene encoding glycine--tRNA ligase subunit beta — translated: MADLLLEIFSEEIPARMQAAAASRLLKSIADGLDNASGKSFVTPRRIAVIISDLPEVQPDVTLEIKGPKVGAPEVAINGFLKKNNLKMEQVEERDGVYFATIHEQGKPTTEIIKPLIEETLLKFSWPKSMRWGEKNESWVRPLHNILCIFNWKNVPVEFAGIIGNNVTYGHRFLAPEKIVINSAEDYENLLEKSFVIADRDKRKSLIIKQAHGEAATYGLTIKTDEPLLEEVTGLVEYPNILVGKIDGEFMDLPPEVLATVMRSHQKYFALQDSAGKLSSYFVITSNMRTEDDGKSIISGNERVLRARFSDARFFWNSDRNKPLSDWAEGLKSVTYHAKLGTIADKVKRITKIALEIVKYLPKADPQLVHRAALLCKADLVTGMVGEFPELQGIMGRYYALQQKEQQSIADAICDHYKPAGASDGVPTNPVSVCVALADKLDTLNSMFSIGEKPTGSKDPFALRRAALGVIRILLENNIHLPLSEFVSSELMDFFHERLKVQLRDSGIRYDAINAVIGSGDDDILLIKIRAEDLQEFLKQDESINLLAAYRRAANIVSAEQKKDKTSYFNKNIDKSILEQEEEKNLLLLLKETESTINNLINQNKFTESMLEMTKFRVPLDQFFDKIMVNCENKNLRIARLSILCLAQNIMNKVANFSQIEG
- a CDS encoding aspartate 1-decarboxylase encodes the protein MMLTMMYSKLHRIRATHSELHYNGSMGVDKSFLDRANLFVGQQVDVLNVNNGKRFQTYLIEEEAGSKRVGIYGAAAHLVDPNDTLIIIAYAQMTKEEVKTHKPKVLIFDEENNIVENG
- a CDS encoding PhzF family phenazine biosynthesis protein yields the protein MHNLWIIDSFTPIPFRGSPVAVYLLDEFPVDKRMQLLSARANLGEAAFVVKNSPLNFHLRWFSPFGETLSCGHATVAAAHVLAQTGQAQAGDIVTFNTAAGLLKTKIIKNRKIEIDLPSLPGKQVNDIDIEGIIGTDVINCEKNDNDYLVEVKNLNTLFGIKPNVKKLSAVQARGIIITTATATRKYDFASRFFAANGECNEYPVSVFAHCFLAPYWKDRLDKTEFLAMQASKTRGEVKIELDGERLLIRGNCITALKDMINLSNKNSKKEAIA
- a CDS encoding glycine--tRNA ligase subunit alpha, with product MLSFQQIILNLHQFWADQGCVILQPYDMEVGAGTFHPATLLRALGKQHWKAAYVQPSRRPKDGRYGENPNRLQHYYQYQVILKPSPDNIQELYLESLKTLGIDPLKHDIRFVEDDWESPTLGAWGLGWEVWCDGMEVTQFTYFQQVGGIECKPVSGEITYGLERLAMYIQGVENVYDIDFNGAGISYGDVFLRAEKEFSAYNLEYADTDILLRHFEDCEKECESLLAKNLPLPAYDQCIKASHYFNLLDARGVISVTERAAYIGKVRSLAKGCCEKYVEAA
- a CDS encoding DNA polymerase III subunit chi, with translation MTTNNVNTTINFYHLTTSSFDKALPALLEKAIASGYRTLLTVSSIEQAKAVDNLLWKYEPYSFLPHGIYDDKLAEKQPILISCEMENINSANLLMITDGREITQSDKFDKIVDIFDGKDKYAVESARKRWKKYKDEQYQINYFKQSESGVWQKAA